CCCAGTGACAAGACCATTGGAGGGGGAGATGATTCCTTCAACACGTTCTTCAGTGAGACTGGAGCTGGAAAGCACGTCCCCAGAGCTGTTTTTGTGGACCTGGAACCCACTGTCATCGGTAAAGTCTTAACTGAATGTAGACCATAGTCTCTGGTTGATTTTGGTGAGTCAGACCCTTTAGTTGTTCTGATTCAACACTGTCTCCTCAGATGAGGTGCGAACAGGCACCTACCGGCAGCTGTTCCACCCTGAGCAGCTGATCACTGGCAAGGAGGATGCTGCCAATAACTATGCCCGTGGACACTACACCATCGGCAAAGAGATCATTGACTTGGTGCTGGACAGGATCCGCAAACTGGTGGGTTACTTCAGAGTTCCTTCCTAATAAGACTGGGAGCCATCACATCACATTTTCTGCAACACATTTTTCTATAAATAGTCTGCAACACATTTGTGCTGTGATTCAACTGACTCAAATTATGCAGTTTAACTGCAACACTAGAGGGCACCAAAAACCTTATACATGAAGAGTAATATCCCTGCTCATTTTAGGTGATTTTCTAGCCATGCAGCTCTTTTGATTTTCCAGGTTTTGAGACCTGTTTATGAGATTTCTGCCTTTAGACCAGTACAATGGAGGTGCCTGGGATTGTGTTTGTCAAACTGACAgcatatattttataaatattgcTTGATTTCAAATTCAGGTTTGATTGTGGCTTTGACTCTATGTTCTGTTCAGTTTACAGTGTCGGTGTGCAGTgtcttttgttcagttttattttaatacatAGAATTATCAGGTGTTTTACTACTACTTTGTTATTACTAAATGAAGTGGTCCCTGACCCATCATCTAAACTATATTATTGAATTTCTTATATCTGGTCAatgtctgtttctctgtcctCAGTCTGACCAGTGCACTGGTCTTCAGGGATTCCTGGTTTTCCACAGCTTCGGCGGTGGTACGGGCTCTGGTTTTACATCCCTGCTGTTGGAGCGCCTGTCTGTTGATTACGGCAAGAAGTCTAAGCTGGAGTTCTCCATCTACCCAGCTCCACAGGTGTCCACTGCTGTGGTAGAGCCGTACAACGCCATCCTGACCACCCACACCACTCTAGAGCACTCTGACTGTGCCTTCATGGTGGATAACGAGGCCATCTACGATATCTGTCGCAGGAACCTGGATATTGAGCGTCCAACCTACACCAACCTCAACAGGCTGATGAGTCAGATTGTGTCCTCCATCACTGCTTCCCTGCGTTTTGATGGTGCTCTTAATGTTGATCTTACAGAGTTTCAGACCAACTTGGTGCCATATCCTCGTATCCACTTCCCTCTGGCCACCTATGCCCCTGTCATCTCTGCTGAGAAGGCCTACCATGAGCAGTTAACAGTGGCAGAAATTACCAACGCCTGCTTTGAACCAGCCAATCAGATGGTAAAATGTGACCCTCGCCACGGCAAATACATGGCCTGCTGCCTTTTGTACCGTGGCGATGTGGTGCCCAAAGATGTCAATGCCGCCATCGCCACCATAAAGACCAAGCGCACCATCCAGTTTGTGGACTGGTGCCCCACTGGTTTCAAGGTTGGCATCAACTACCAGCCGCCCACTGTAGTTCCTGGTGGAGACCTGGCTAAAGTCCAGAGGGCTGTGTGCATGCTGAGCAACACCACTGCTATCGCAGAGGCCTGGGCTCGACTTGACCACAAGTTTGATCTGATGTACGCTAAGCGTGCTTTTGTTCACTGGTATGTAGGTGAGGGTATGGAGGAGGGAGAGTTCTCTGAGGCCAGGGAGGACATGGCAGCTTTGGAGAAGGATTATGAGGAGGTTGGGCTTGAATCTGTTGAGGGTGAGGGTGAAGACGAGGGGGAGTATTAACAGGGATAAAAGAATTACTTGAGGGGGAAACAGTTCGGTGTTCttaaatatattcatatttgtCAACTAAAATACTAGTTTGGTTACATTCAGATTTGAATTCCTTAAAATGTAAGTTTCAGTTTTCTAAAGGTCATTTGTTTCTATTGAATGCACTCcagagtttattttgtttattatttgtgcAGAATAAAAATCCTAAAACTGTCAGTGTTGTGATTTTTTCAGGGTATGTTCTTGGCAAAGTTCATTTGAAGTTTTGTCTGTTCTTAAAAgagttttattctatttattaatgttttttagtGAGGAATAAAAATCCATAAAATTTGACAGAAGTTTGAGGAATATGTGTAAAACATATATTAcggtgttttcattttacttgCGCTTTGGCGTGACTTATGTTTCAGTGTGGAATCAGCACAATAATGCAGTGAAGtgtaaaatgtgtaaatatggTATGAACCACAGGGTGGCAGCCTTAATGtttgaagtttttctttttctgtaatATGATCATGAGGCATGTCTGGATGAAATCAGGATTAACTGGGAACCTACTGCATTTGAGCTAAGAAAATAGAGAAACTGGAGAAAGTACTACAAAGGTACTCTCAGATGGTTTCATGTTAAGGTCCACCATTTACATGAAGTCTGCAGGGACCCAGCATATCTAGTGGTCTTGGCAAACAGCAACTTGACAAACAAAATGATACAGAGAtgtaaacaaaagcaaacaacatACATAAATGAAACAAAGTAAATGGGGGAATTCAAACTAGGTTTTAGTTGTTTTTGAACACAACAATGTAGTGTTTCAAGTCGTTTAAAATAtcaaggttttgtttttgtttgtatgtatgcCTGTAAAATCTGGAAAGATTATAAAGGATCCTAACATCCTGACACCCTGTTGAAGATGATGACAGATGTTGATTCAACCAATGGCAAAAGAGCTCGTGTGACAGTTGACCAATGGGATTGGGCAGATCTTTGCCCGTGTAGACGTCAAGTGCATAAAGAGGACTCAGTTGACAGTGAAGCAACCTGGAGAGGCAGTTTATGACAGTTGTCAACAGAGCGCTACATTTCAGTACATCATAAACATGGTGAGTATGGAATTATGTGAATTTGGCATATTTATTCACGTACTTAAATTGAAAGCTCGGAAGTTTCCCTgggttagctaatgttagcttgctctCATTTTGCGGAATCATCATGGGTTAACTGTCGCCATTTTAGCATTAAGGTTAGCTAAGGTTAATAGATTGAGGACTACGGTTAGCATCgcgtgttttatttttaagggACGTTTTAATTGTACGTTTTATAAATTGGGTGTATCTTTATTCAGTTATTGTCATTTTCGGATTAATGGAAAGGCACCGTTCAAATTCAGTTACAGTTTTGCCTCCTTGTTAGAGAGCTAGCAGCAAGTTAAATTAGACAAGATGGCGGACCAGGCTCCGGGTACATAAGTACATGAGAGAAGTTCTCCATGTAGGCTTTCTCTTAGAAAAGCCTTTCTGACAGCAGTCTGTGTATGTTGACTCAAACCACGAATTTTGTTTTATACTTTACCAACAAATGCCTCTCTGGTAGAAAGCCCTTCAGCAGACAGTGTCCCAACTGCGCTTTCCAGCCATCAAAGGTTCCTCATATTGTTTTTCTAGGAGGTCGAAGGCCTTACCGCCCTACTGTCCCTCTGCTCTACTGTCTGACAGCTTTTACAGTATTCGCCTTGTCTTTCTCCCTGCCGTTGTTCCCAGTCTTGTCTTTAGCtgcctttaaaatgtgtttaggGATCTAAAGCATCTGATTAGTATGAAATTGCTAAATTTTACAAATTGCTTATGTTTTCCTCCAGCGCGAGTGTATCTCAGTGCACGTGGGTCAGGCTGGTGTCCAGATTGGCAATGCCTGCTGGGAGCTTTACTGCCTGGAACATGGGATCCAGCCTGATGGACAGATGCCCAGTGACAAGACCATTGGAGGGGGAGATGATTCCTTCAACACGTTCTTCAGTGAGACTGGAGCTGGAAAGCACGTCCCCAGGGCTGTTTTTGTGGACCTGGAGCCCACCGTCATTGGTAAAGTCTTAACTGAATGTAGACCATAGTCTCTGGTTGATTTTGGTGAGTCAGACCCTTTAATCGTTCTGATTCAACTTGTGTCCAAAGATGAGGTGCGAACTGGGACCTACCGGCAGCTGTTCCATCCTGAGCAGCTGATCACTGGCAAGGAGGATGCTGCCAATAACTATGCCCGTGGACACTACACCATCGGCAAAGAGATCATTGACCTGGTGCTGGACAGGATCCGCAAACTGGTGGGTCACTTCAGAGCAGGAGGACAACCTACTAATGATGCCAATAGCCTGTGATGAATTATTCATTTGTATCATTGTATCAGGAAAGTGCCATCAGTGCAGTTAGACTCACAttatacattttacatttgtgtCACCAGAGGGCAGCGAATCATTTTCTATATATAAGGTTGTATCATTTTCTAACTTTTAGAAATATTCCAGACACGTAGATAGTTTTGCTTCAGCTTTGTCCAGGTTTATAGACAGTGAGTAGCTAGAGGTTTAATGTCACTTAACAGCAAAGCCTTATTTTGTAGTTTGACCAGCTGTCAGAAGTTATGTTCAATGGATATAGCTGTTGAACTCTTAACACCAGCTATCAATTCAGATTTTAAAACTTAAGTCAAATACAAGCAAAATATTAGACTTTTGTTTGAAGAAATGTTGATGTTGTGAGTTTACAATGACACATTAAGTCCTCACATTCATAGATCTCAGTGTAATGTCAAGTTAAAGGAGACCTATTATGCTAACTTTCAGGTCCAtacttgtgtttttggtttctaCTGTAACAGGGGTGTCTGAGTtatcatgggccacatacagcccaatttgatttGAAGTGGCCCACCAATAACaccattgcataataacctaCAAATAACAGCCGCTCCAAATTAGTCTCTTTTATTTAGTATAAATAAGTACTAGTACATTCTGTAAAGGTTTATCCacttacaaaacagatgaacagcctgacACACCATAAGAAATATAACTGCTGCTTCAACGATATGGCTCAAGGTTCTACATTAAGGCTTGTCCACTTATCTGGGagaagtggatttttttttggaggaCAAGTGGAATAGAAATTCACCTACCCCACCAGACACATATTAAaagttatatatataaaatcattTGTCATGCATTATTCGGGTATTGAGTttgcactttctaccatgaaaaatcacgaATAAAAGCTTTTCAGCCAAAATCTTCACGACTTGACATGTTCCAATAAGATTATATTTACATATTGAGGAAAAATTAACAATGACAGAAACCACGATTTTATGTTTCTAAGACATTAGTATGTATGTTTACATGTAGCGGTGTAGGCTatgtaacaaaaacacttgcagtagcatgcctggagcagatcATCATCATGAAGAAATCTGTCACATCAGAACTCAGCTTGTttcaaaagaagagaaaaacaccCTGTTAGAAACAGAGTATTGAGAACAGTCAAGTCATACTGTAGGTCTTTGGTCACAgtgattacttttacatatgttttaatgtgtgaaacTATCAAATAACTTAATATTACTTTGTTATGAAGTGGTCCCTGACCTTATTGCTATCATCTAAACTATGTTATTGAATTTCTTATATTTGGTAATATAAGATGTTATGTTTCTCTGTCCTCAGTCTGACCAGTGCACTGGTCTTCAGGGATTCCTGGTTTTCCACAGCTTCGGCGGTGGTACGGGCTCTGGTTTTACATCCCTGCTGATGGAGCGTCTGTCTGTTGATTACGGCAAGAAGTCCAAGCTCCAGTTCTCCATCTACCCAGCTCCGCAGGTGTCCACTGCTGTGGTAGAGCCGTACAACGCCATCCTCACCACCCACACCACTCTAGAGCACTCTGACTGTGCCTTCATGGTGGATAACGAGGCCATCTACGATATCTGTCGCAGGAACCTGGATATTGAGCGTCCAACCTACACCAACCTCAACAGGCTGATGAGTCAGATTGTGTCCTCCATCACTGCTTCCCTGCGTTTTGATGGTGCTCTTAATGTTGATCTTACAGAGTTTCAGACCAACTTGGTGCCATATCCTCGTATCCACTTCCCTCTGGCCACCTATGCCCCTGTCATCTCTGCTGAGAAGGCCTACCATGAGCAGTTAACAGTGGCAGAAATTACCAACGCCTGCTTTGAACCAGCCAATCAGATGGTAAAATGTGACCCTCGCCACGGCAAATACATGGCCTGCTGCCTTTTGTACCGTGGCGATGTGGTGCCCAAAGATGTCAATGCCGCCATCGCCACCATAAAGACCAAGCGCACCATCCAGTTTGTGGACTGGTGCCCCACTGGTTTCAAGGTTGGCATCAACTACCAGCCGCCCACTGTAGTTCCTGgtggagacctggccaaggtcCAGAGGGCTGTGTGCATGCTGAGCAACACCACTGCTATCGCAGAGGCCTGGGCTCGACTTGACCACAAGTTTGATCTGATGTACGCTAAGCGTGCTTTTGTTCACTGGTATGTAGGTGAGGGTATGGAGGAGGGAGAGTTCTCTGAGGCCAGGGAGGACATGGCAGCTTTGGAGAAGGATTATGAGGAGGTTGGATTTGACTCTGTTGAAGAAGAGGGTGAAGATGAGGGGGAGTATTAACAGGGATAAAAGCATTACTTGAgggggaaatggtttcagtgtGTGCTTGAATATATTTCAATATCTACTAACTTAAATACAAATTTGGTTACATTCAGAGtttgaatttttcaaaaaaaatttgTATTGTATGTGTTCCagtttatgtgttgtttataTGTGCATAATAAAAATCCTAAAATTGTCAATGTTTTTTCAGGTAATGTTCTTAGCAAAGTTCATTTGAAGTTTGGTAAGGTCCACCATCTACATCAAGTCTGCGGGTACCTATCATATCTAGTGGTCTTGGCAAACAGcaacttaaataaaatgatgcagagaggtaaacaacagcaaacaaaatacataaatgaatCAAAGTGAAAGGGGAATTCAAACTAGTTTTTGGTTGCGTTTGAACACAACAATGTAGTGtttcaaataatttaaaacataagaacgcttttgtttttataaaattaTATGTATGCCTGTAATATCTGGAAAGATTATAAAGGATCGTGACATCCTGATACCCTGTTGAAGATGACCGATTTTGTTCAACCAATAGCAAAAGAGCTCGTGTGACAGTTAACCAATGGGATTGGGCAGATCTTTGCCCGGGTAAGCATCAAGTTTATAACGCTTTGTTGAAAGGGAAGCAGCCGGAGAAGCATCTTGTGTTGAAGTTatcagctctgtacatttcataACCTCATAAACATGGTGAGTATGGAATTGTGTGAATTTGGCATATTTATTCACGTAAGTTAATTAAATTGAGAGCTCGGAAGTTTCCCTggattagctaatgttagcttgctctCATTTTGCTGAATCATCATCGGTTAACTGTCGCCATTTTAGCATTAAGGTTTGCTAACGTTGATACCATGGAGGAGGGCGGTTAGCATCGCCATGTTTTACTTTTAAGGGACGTTTATTTTAATTGTACGTTTTGTAAATGGGGTTTATCTTTATTCAGTTGTCGTTTTCTGATTAATGTAAAGGCACAGTTAAAATTCAGTTAcagttttgcctccgtgttagaggctaactgttagctgcaAGTTAAATTAATGTTAGACAAATGGCGGACCACGCCCGGGTCAAGCAGATGGGAGGAGTTCTCCGAGTAGTCTTTCTCCCAGAAAAGCCCTTCTGACCGAAGTCtgatcattttaacccaaaccacgatttttttcttctcaaacAAATGCCTCTCTAGTAGAAAGTCCTCCAGGAAAAAGTCTCCCAACTGTGCTTCCCAACCATTAAGGGttcgccatcttgttttactAGGAGGTCGAAGGCCTTACCGCCCTACTGTGCCTCTGCTCTGACATTACTGTCTGAAAGCTTTTACAGTATTTGCCTCGTCTTTCCCGCCTGCAGTTGTTCCCAGTCTTGTCTTTTTAGCTGCcgttaaaatgtgtttaggGATCTAAAGCATCTGATTAGTATGAAATTGCTAAATGTTACAACTCGCCCATGTTTTCCTCCAGCGTGAGTGTATCTCAGTGCACGTGGGTCAGGCTGGTGTCCAGATTGGCAATGCCTGCTGGGAGCTTTACTGCCTGGAACATGGGATCCAGCCTGATGGACAGATGCCCAGTGACAAGACCATTGGAGGGGGAGATGATTCCTTCAACACGTTCTTCAGTGAGACTGGAGCTGGAAAGCACGTCCCCAGGGCTGTTTTTGTGGACCTGGAACCCACTGTCATTGGTAAAGTCTTAACTGAATGTAGACCATAGTCTCTGGTTGATTTTGGTGTGTCAGACCCTTTAGTCGTTCTGATTCAACTTGTGTCCAAAGATGAGGTGCGAACTGGGACCTACCGGCAGCTGTTCCATCCTGAGCAGCTGATCACTGGCAAGGAGGATGCTGCCAATAACTATGCCCGTGGACACTACACCATCGGCAAAGAGATCATTGACCTGGTGCTGGACAGGATCCGCAAACTGGTGGGTCACTTCAGAGCAGGAGGACAACCTACTAATGATGCCAATAGCCTGTGAtgaattattcttttttataaTTGTATCATTACAGTGCCATCAGTGCATTTAGACTCACATTATGCAGTTTACATTTGTATCACCAGAGGGCAGCAAATCATTTTGTATAGGCTATATAAGGTAGGATCATTTCCTAACTTCTAGAAATATTCCAGTCATGGAGATAGTTTTGCTTCGATTTTTTCCAGGTTTATAGACAGTGAGTAGCCTTATTTTGTAGTTTGGCCAGCTGTCAGAAGTTAAGTTCAGTAGATATAGCTGTTAAAATCTTTAGAACCTGACATATTCCAGCAAGAATATGATCAGAAattcagcaaccaagattaagtgttatttgtaacatcagaatgTAGCTGCATGTCGCAGTCTACTCTCAGCTGGGAAATGACTAACAGAGAATAGCTGCAGTTTCTGCCGTGATAAATACTATCAgcagcttctaaaccaaaaatAAGACCCACACATGTTCCAGCGGAAATAtaatctgaaatcagggagaaattaccAATTTTGGCAatcaagattacatgtttcccagacattagcatgtagctacttgtagcagtgtaggctatgtaacgaaaacacttgcagtagcatgtCTGGAgcagatcatcatcatcatatgaAGAAATCTGTCTCATCAGAACTCAGCTTGTC
The sequence above is drawn from the Epinephelus moara isolate mb chromosome 12, YSFRI_EMoa_1.0, whole genome shotgun sequence genome and encodes:
- the LOC126398451 gene encoding tubulin alpha-1B chain-like isoform X1 — encoded protein: MLKIACVFLQRECISVHVGQAGVQIGNACWELYCLEHGIQPDGQMPSDKTIGGGDDSFNTFFSETGAGKHVPRAVFVDLEPTVIDEVRTGTYRQLFHPEQLITGKEDAANNYARGHYTIGKEIIDLVLDRIRKLSDQCTGLQGFLVFHSFGGGTGSGFTSLLLERLSVDYGKKSKLEFSIYPAPQVSTAVVEPYNAILTTHTTLEHSDCAFMVDNEAIYDICRRNLDIERPTYTNLNRLMSQIVSSITASLRFDGALNVDLTEFQTNLVPYPRIHFPLATYAPVISAEKAYHEQLTVAEITNACFEPANQMVKCDPRHGKYMACCLLYRGDVVPKDVNAAIATIKTKRTIQFVDWCPTGFKVGINYQPPTVVPGGDLAKVQRAVCMLSNTTAIAEAWARLDHKFDLMYAKRAFVHWYVGEGMEEGEFSEAREDMAALEKDYEEVGLESVEGEGEDEGEY
- the LOC126398451 gene encoding tubulin alpha-1B chain-like isoform X2 yields the protein MRECISVHVGQAGVQIGNACWELYCLEHGIQPDGQMPSDKTIGGGDDSFNTFFSETGAGKHVPRAVFVDLEPTVIDEVRTGTYRQLFHPEQLITGKEDAANNYARGHYTIGKEIIDLVLDRIRKLSDQCTGLQGFLVFHSFGGGTGSGFTSLLLERLSVDYGKKSKLEFSIYPAPQVSTAVVEPYNAILTTHTTLEHSDCAFMVDNEAIYDICRRNLDIERPTYTNLNRLMSQIVSSITASLRFDGALNVDLTEFQTNLVPYPRIHFPLATYAPVISAEKAYHEQLTVAEITNACFEPANQMVKCDPRHGKYMACCLLYRGDVVPKDVNAAIATIKTKRTIQFVDWCPTGFKVGINYQPPTVVPGGDLAKVQRAVCMLSNTTAIAEAWARLDHKFDLMYAKRAFVHWYVGEGMEEGEFSEAREDMAALEKDYEEVGLESVEGEGEDEGEY
- the LOC126398454 gene encoding tubulin alpha-1B chain-like, translated to MRECISVHVGQAGVQIGNACWELYCLEHGIQPDGQMPSDKTIGGGDDSFNTFFSETGAGKHVPRAVFVDLEPTVIDEVRTGTYRQLFHPEQLITGKEDAANNYARGHYTIGKEIIDLVLDRIRKLSDQCTGLQGFLVFHSFGGGTGSGFTSLLMERLSVDYGKKSKLQFSIYPAPQVSTAVVEPYNAILTTHTTLEHSDCAFMVDNEAIYDICRRNLDIERPTYTNLNRLMSQIVSSITASLRFDGALNVDLTEFQTNLVPYPRIHFPLATYAPVISAEKAYHEQLTVAEITNACFEPANQMVKCDPRHGKYMACCLLYRGDVVPKDVNAAIATIKTKRTIQFVDWCPTGFKVGINYQPPTVVPGGDLAKVQRAVCMLSNTTAIAEAWARLDHKFDLMYAKRAFVHWYVGEGMEEGEFSEAREDMAALEKDYEEVGFDSVEEEGEDEGEY